The Streptomyces nigra genome includes the window GGCGCGGATCGGCGAGCGCAAGGTGGCGTACACCAGCGAGCGCATGTACGAGGCAATCCGGACCTTCAAGGCGGTCACCACGATCGTCTCGGCCGCGGTGGAGGAGCAGTATGGCTGACGCGCAGGCACTCGAGGAGGTCGTGACCTTCACGTCCGACCTCATCCGCATCGACACCACGAACCGGGGCGGCGGCGACTGCCAGGAGCGCCCCGCCGCCGAGTACGCGGCGGCCCGGCTCGCCGAGGCCGGCCTCGAACCCACGCTGCTGGAGCGCACACCGGGCCGTACGAACGTCGTCGCCCGGATCGAGGGCACCGACCCGTCGGCGGACGCCCTGCTCGTCCACGGGCATCTGGACGTCGTCCCCGCCGACGCCTCCGAGTGGAGCGTCGACCCCTTCTCCGGCGAGGTCCGCGACGGAGTCGTCTGGGGCCGCGGCGCGGTCGACATGAAGAACATGGACGCGATGATCCTGTCCGTCGTCCGGGCCTGGGCGCGCCACGGTGTACGGCCCCGCCGGGACATCGTGATCGCGTTCACCGCCGACGAGGAGGCCAGCGCCGAGGACGGCTCGGGCTTCCTCGCCGACCGGCACGCGGCCCTGTTCGAGGGCTGCACCGAGGGCATCAGCGAGTCCGGCGCGTTCACCTTCCACGACGGGAGCGGACGGCAGATCTACCCGATCGCGGCCGGCGAGCGTGGCACCGGCTGGCTGCGGCTCACCGCCCGCGGCCGGGCCGGTCACGGCTCCCGGGTCAACCGGGAGAACGCGGTGACCCGGCTCGCCGCCGCCATCACCCGGATCGGCGACCACGAGTGGCCGGTGCGGCTGACCCCGACCGTGCGCGGCGCCCTCACCGAACTCGCCGAGCTGTACGGCCTGGACACCAGCCTGGACGACGTCGACGCCCTGCTGGAGAAGCTCGGCCCCGCCGCCAAGCTCGTCGAGGCGACCGTCCGCAACAGCGCCAACCCGACGATGCTGGAGGCCGGTTACAAGGTCAACGTCATCCCGGGCCAGGCCGTGGCCTTCGTCGACGGACGGTTCCTGCCCGGCCAGGAGGACGAGTTCCGCGCCACCCTCGACGAGCTCACCGGGCCCGACGTGGACTGGGAGTTCCACCACCGGGAGGTCGCCCTCCAGTCCCCGCTGGACTCGCCGACGTACGCGCTGATGCGGGCCACCGTCGAGGAGTTCGCGCCCGAGGGGCACACCGTGCCGTACTGCATGGCCGGCGGCACGGACGCCAAGCAGTTCTCCCGGCTCGGCATCACCGGCTACGGGTTCTCGCCGCTGAAGCTGCCGGAGGGCTTCGACTACTCGGCGATGTTCCACGGCGTCGACGAACGGGTGCCCGTCGAGGCGCTCCACTTCGGCGTCCGGGTGCTCGACCGCTTCCTGCGCAACGCCTAGACGACCTGGGGGAGACAGTGCGGACACCGGCGTACGGATCCTGGCCCTCGCCGATCGACGCGGCCCTCGCCGCCGCGCACGACGGGCGGCCCGACTTCGTGGGCTTCGTCGGCGACGAGGCGTGGTGGACCGAACCGCGGCCCGAGGAGGGCGGCCGGCGCACCCTCGTACGCCGCCGCGCAGACGGGCACGAGGAGCCGGTGCTGCCCCCGCCGTGGAACGTACGCAGCCGCGTCATGGAGTACGGCGGACAGCCGTGGGCCGGCGCGAGCACCGACCGCGGGCCGCTCGTCGTCTTCGTGAACTTCGCGGACCAGCGGCTCTACCGGTACGAGGAGGGCGCCGAGCCTCGCCCCCTCACCCCGGTGTCCCCGGTGGGCGGCGGACTGCGCTGGGCGGAGCCGCTGGTGCGGGCCGACCTGGGCGAAGTGTGGTGCGTGCTGGAGGAGTTCACCGGGGAGGCGCCCACCGATGTGCGGCGCGTCCTGGCCGCCGTCCCGCTCGACGGCTCCGCGGCGGACGACCGCGGTGCCGTACGCGAACTCACCGACGGGCGGCACCGGTTCGTCACCGGGGCGCGGCTCTCACCGGACGGGCGGCGGGCCGCCTGGCTGGCCTGGGAGCACCCCCGGATGCCATGGGACGGCACCGAACTGCTCGTCGCCGACGTCACCGCCGACGGGACGTTCGAGAACACCCGGACCGTCGCGGGCGGCCCCGAGGAGTCCGTCGCCCAGGTGGACTGGACGCACGACGGCCGGCTGCTGCACTCGAGCGACGCCGGCGGCTGGTGGAACCTGTACCGCGACGGCGAGCCGCTGTGCCCGTGCGAGGAGGAGTTCGGCGGTCCCCTGTGGCAGGTCGGGCTGCGCTGGTTCGCGCCGCTCGAAGGCGGACTCGTCGCCGTGCTGCACGGCCGCGGCGCCCTCGCCCTCGGCGTCCTGGACCCGGAGACCGGCGAGATCGTCGACGCCGCCGGGCCGTGGACCGAGTACGCGCCGACGCTCGCCGCGCTAGGGGAACGGGTCGTGGCCGTCGGCGCCGGTCCGCACACCGCCCACGAGGTCGTCGAACTGGACACCCGCACCGGCCACTGCCGGGTGATCGGCGCCGCCCATGAGGACGCCGTGGACCCCGCCTACCACCCGGAACCGCAGGTCCGCACCTTCACCGGCCCCGCCGGTCAGGAGATCCACGCGCACATCTACCCGCCCCGCCACCCCGACGTCACCGGCCCCCCGGACACCCCGGCGCCGTACGTCGTCTGGGCGCACGGCGGCCCCACCTCCCGGGCGCCCCTCGTGCTGGACCTGACCGTCGCCTACTTCACCTCGCGCGGCATCGGTGTCGCCGAGGTGAACTACGGCGGCTCCACCGGATACGGCCGGGCCTACCGCGAACGGCTCCGCGAGCAGTGGGGCGTCGTCGACGTCGAGGACTGCGCGGCCGTCGCGCTCGCTCTCGCCGACGAGGGCACCGCCGACCGCGACCGGCTCGCCATCCGCGGCGGCAGCGCGGGCGGCTGGACCACGGCCGCCTCCCTGACCAGCACGGACGTCTACGCCTGCGGCACGATCATCTACCCCATCCTGGACCTGACCGGCTGGGGCACCGGGGAGACCCACGACTTCGAGTCGCAGTACCTGGAGAGCCTCGTCGGACCGCTCGCAGAGGTGCCCGGCCGGTACGCGGAGCGCTCGCCCGTCACCCGCGCCGACCGGCTCACCGTGCCCTTCCTGCTGCTCCAGGGCCTGGACGACGTCATCTGCCCGCCCGCCCAGTGCGACCGGTTCCTCGCCCGGCTGAAGGGGCGCGGCGTCCCGCACGCCTATCTCGCCTTCGAGGGGGAGGGCCACGGGTTCCGCCGCGCGGACACCATGATCCGCGCCCTGGAGGCCGAGCTGTCCCTGTACGCCCAGGTGTTCGGCTTCGACCCGCCCGGCGTCCCCGCCCTGGAGCTCAGCGAGTGAGCCGGCCGATACGGCCGCTGCGGCGGCCCACCCGACTCGCCGCCGGTGCCCGTGTGGCCGTCGTCGCGCCCAGCGGGCCCGTGCCCGGCGAGCGGATCGACGCCGGGGTCGAGGTGCTGCGCGGCTGGGGACTCGACCCGGTCGTGGCACCGCACGCGCGCGGCCGGCACGAGCGGTTCGGCTATCTCGCCGCCGGCGACGCCGACCGGGCCGCCGACCTCCAGCACGCCTGGTGCGACCCGTCCGTCGACGCCGTGCTGTGCGCGCGGGGCGGCTACGGCGTCCAGCGCATGGTCGACCTGCTCGACTGGGACGCCATGGCGGCCGCCGGGCCCAAGGTCTTCGTCGGTTTCAGCGACATCACCGCGCTGCACGAGGCCTTCGCCGTCCGGCTGGGGCTCGCCACGCTGCACGGGCCGATGGCGGCCGGCGTCGACTTCCTCGAGCAGGACCGTGCCCGGGACCATCTGCGGGCCACCCTGTTCGCCCCCGAGTCGGTGCGCACCATCGCCTCCGGCGGCTCGGCCATGGTGCCGGGCCGGGCGCACGGCGTCACCCTCGGCGGCTGCCTCACCCTGCTCACCGCCGAACTGGGCACCCCGCACGCCCGCGCCTCGGCGCACGGTGGGCTGCTCTGCCTGGAGGACGTGGGGGAGGAGCCGTACCGGCTCGACCGCGCCCTCACCCAACTCCTGCGCGCGGGGATGCTCGACGGGGTGCGCGGCGTCCTGCTCGGGTCCTGGGAGGACTGCGGGCCGTACGACGAGGTGCGGGCGGTGCTGGAGGACCGGCTGGGCGGTCTCGGCGTGCCGGTCGCGGAGGAGTTCGGGTTCGGCCATGGCGCGGGGGCGCTGACGATCCCGTTCGGGCTCGCCGCCGAACTCGACGCGGACGCGGGCACGTTGACGCTGGACGAGCCCGCGCTGCGCTGACCGCCGGTCACACCGGGTGACCGGCGGAAGCCCCTGCGGTCACTCGCCGTGCGGGCGCCCGGGGCCGGGCGCATGCTGGAGGCATGGCCCCGAAGACGTCGCGCCGCGAACCGGGCACGGATGGCCGGCGAGGCGGCCTGGCCGGGTCGCTGACCCCGCGCCGGATCGCCGCGCTGCTGCTCGTCGCCCTCGCCCTGGTGTTCATCTTCGAGAACACCGACGACACCGAGATCCGGCTGCTGGTCCCCGTGGTGACCATGCCGCTGTGGGTCGCGCTGCTCGGCATGGGCGTCATCGGCGCGCTGATCGGCGCCCTGCTCGTCGCACGCCGGCGCCGCTAGCCTGACTTAGGCTGAGCGGATGCCGCACCCCGCCTCCCCCTACCTCGCCGAGGGCCCCCGTGTGGGCATACGCCACTTCACCTACGAGGACGGCGCCGAGTTCACCGCCCGCGTCCGCGAGAGCCGGGAACTGCACCGGCCCTGGCTCTTCCCGCCCGACACCGCCGCCGCGTACACCGCGTACGCGGGACGACTGATCGAGGACCGCACCAAGGCCGGCTTCCTCGTCTGCGCCAAGAAGGACGACGGGGCCCTCGCCGGCTACGTCAACATCAACAACATCGTCCAGGGCGCCTTCCGCAGTGGAGCGCTCGGCTACGGCGCCTTCGCGCACGCCGCCGGGCGCGGACTGATGCGCGAAGGCCTCGACCTCGTCGTGGGGCACGCCTTCGGGATGATGGGCCTGCACCGGCTGGAGATCAACGTGCAGCCCGGCAACGCCGCCTCGATCGGCCTCGCCCGCGCCTGCGGGTTCCGGCTGGAGGGCTACTCGCCGGACATGCTGTTCATCGACGGCGCCTGGCGGGACCACGAACGCTGGGCGATCACCACGGAGATGCACTCCCGGCGCCGCCCCCGCTGACCCCGCTCAGGCCTTCCGGTCCGCGTACTCGTAGATCGCCCCGTCCGGGTGCATCGCGATCAGATTGCGGCCCACCGGCGTCGGGACCGGGCCCGCCACGATGTGCGCGCCCATCTCGCTGAGCACCTTCTGGGCCTCCTCGACATCGGTGACCGCGATCGTCGCCGCGACCTTGCGCAGCACCTCCAACTCCGCCTGCGGCCCGCTCATCAGCAGGAAGCACCCGACCGCCGCCACCTGCACACCGCCGCGCTCGAAGCGCAGGGCGGTGCCGCCGGCGAGGCGTTCGTAGAAGGGGACCGCGGCCTCCAGGTCGTCGACGCACACGCGCAGCGTGGCTCCCAGAATCTCCATGCCGAAAGCCTAGTAGGGCACCCGCGGGGTTGTTGATCACTTCACGCGATCCCCTCACTCTCCGTTACCCGACGGTCCGTTCGGGTACCCGCCGGTCATGGACCGCTTGGATCACCTTGAGCATCTGGACAAGCACCTGGTCGACGAACTGGCGCAGGTGGCACGGGAGACCGTGCGCGACGAACTGCGCGAGCAGACGCGCCGGCAGCGCCGCCGCGCCGCGCTCTACGCCGGGTCGGGCGCCGCCGCACTGTACGCCGGAGCGGCCCTCACCGTGGCCCTGGGCCTCGGCCTGGCGGCCGGGCTGCCCGACTGGGCGGCCGCGCTGATCACGGCGGCGGTGCTGGGGGCGGTGGCCTACGCCCTGCGCGCCGCGGCCCGCCCCGACCACGGACCCACCGCCCCGGCCCACGGCGCCGACCAGGCAGGCCCCGGTACCGACATGCCGGTGCCGCCGATGCCGTCGACGCCGCCGACGGTGCCCGGCTCCCACGACCGGCGGTAGGCCGCCGCCACCGGTGACGCGGGCCCACCGGTAATACGCCGGTGGGCCCGCGCGGACGTTTGGCGGGGCGGGGCAGGGGGACGCGGAAGGCTTCCGATGTTTGCGACACGCGATCGACAAGGCCGGAGGCCCACCGTGAGTCGACCCCGCATCGTGATCGTCGGCGCCGGATTCGCCGGGTACCGGGCGGCCCGCACCCTGTCCCGGCTCACCCGGCACCAGGCCGACATCACTCTGCTGAATCCGACCGACTACTTCCTGTACCTGCCCCTGCTGCCCCAGGTCGCCGCCGGCATCCTGGAGCCCCGCCGGGTGACCGTCTCCCTGTCCGGGACCCTGCCGCACGTCCGGCTGGTGCTGGGCGAGGCCGACGCCATCGACCTCGACGGGCGAACCGTGCACTACACCGGCCCGGAGGGCGATGGCGGCACCCTCACCTACGACCGCCTCGTGCTCGCCGCCGGCAGCGTCAACAAGCTGCTGCCCATCCCGGGCGTCGCCGAGCACGCGCACGGCTTCCGCAGCCTGCCCGAGGCGCTGTACCTGCGCGACCACGTCACCCGGCAGGTGGAACTCGCCGCCGACACCGACGAGCCCGCGCGCTGCCAGGCCCGGTGCACCTTCGTCGTGGTCGGCGCCGGGTACACCGGCACCGAGGTCGCCGCGCACGGGCAGCTGTTCACCGACGCCCAGGTGCGCAAGCACCCGCTGCGCGCCGGGATGCGGCCGCGCTGGATGCTGCTCGACATCGCCGACCGCGTCCTGCCGGAACTGGACGAGCGGCTGGGCCGCACCGCCGACGAGGTGCTGCGCCGACGCGGCGTCGACGTGCGGATGGGCACCTCCGTCAAGGAGGCCACGCACGACGGTGTCCTGCTGACCGACGGCGAGTTCGTCCCGACCCGCTCCCTCGTGTGGTGCGTCGGCGTACGGCCCGACCCGCTCGCCGCCGCCCTCGAACTGCCCCTGGAACGCGGCCGGCTGCTCGTCGACCCGCACCTCCGGGTGCCGGGCCGCGACGAGTTGTTCGCCGCCGGGGACGCGGCCGCCGTACCGGACCTGGAGAAGCCCGGCTCGTACACGCCGATGACCGCCCAGCACGCCTGGCGGCAGGGCAAGACCGTCGCCCACAACGTCGCAGCCTCTCTGGGCATGGGGGAGCGGCATGCCTACCGGCACCGCGACCTCGGCTTCGTCGTCGACCTGGGCGGTGTCAAGGCCGCCGCCAACCCGCTCGGTGTGCATCTCTCCGGGGCGGTGGCGGGTGCCGTCACCCGCGGCTACCACCTCGCCGCGATGCCCGGCAACCGGGTGCGGGTCGCCGCCGACTGGGTCCTGGACGCCGTACTGCCGCGTCAGGCCGTGCAGTTGGGGCTCGTCCGGTCCTGGTCGGTGCCGCTGGACACCGCCTCGCCGGAGCTGGTCCGGATGCCGGGCGGCCCGGACCGGGCGGAGGAGCCGGCGAAGACCGCTGACGCACCGGCGCAGGGGCAGGGCGAGGACAGGGCGTCCGACCCCGTGCTGGACCCCGACGCCGTCAAGCACCCCGAACCACCCGGACCGGTGAAGCGGCCCGAACGCCCGGCGGAGCGCGAGGAGAAGGCGCAGCACCGCAAGAAGTCCGCCCACGCGACCTCCCGGAAGGGGACCCATGAACACCGATGAACTCGTCGAGCTCGGGCAGCAGTTGCGCGTCGACAGCGTGCGGGCCTCCGCCGCTGCGGGATCGGGGCACCCGACGTCGTCGATGTCCGCGGCCGACCTCGTGGCCGTCCTGTTCGCCAACCATCTGCGCTACGACATGGACCGGCCCGAGCACCCCGGCAACGACCGCTTCATCCTCTCCAAGGGCCACGCGTCGCCGCTGCTGTACTCCGCCTACAAGGCCGCCGGAGCCATCGAGGACGGCGAACTCCTCACCTTCCGCAAGCTCGGCAGCCGCCTCGAAGGACACCCCACGCCCCGCCGGCTGCCGTACGTGGAGACCGCCACCGGCTCGCTCGGGCAGGGCCTGCCGATCGGCGTCGGCATCGCCCTCGCGGGACGGCGGCTGGAGCACACCGGCTACCGCGTGTGGGTGCTGTGCGGCGACAGCGAACTCGCCGAGGGCAGCGTCTGGGAGGCCGCCGAGCACGCCGCGTACGAGGGCCTGGACAACCTCACCGCGATCGTCGACGTGAACCGGCTCGGGCAGCGCGGCGCCACCCGGCACGGCCACGACCTCGACGCCTACGCCCGCCGCTTCCAGGCGTTCGGCTGGCACACCATCGAGGTCGACGGGCACGACGTGGACGCCGTCGACCGCGCCTACGGCGAGGCCCGCTCCACCACCGGCCAGCCCACCGTCGTCCTCGCCCGCACCCTCAAGGGCAAGGGCGTCGCCTCAGTCCAGGACCGCGAGGGCCTGCACGGCAAGCCGCTGCCGGAGGCCGACGAGGCCATCGCCGAACTCGGCGGGCGCCGCGACCGCACCTTCCACGTCCACGAGCCGCACACCTCGGGCCAGCCGCGCGTCGTACCGTCCGCGGAGACCGAGCTGCCCCGCTGGGAGCTGGGGGAGAAGGTCGCCACCCGCGACGCCTACGGGCACGCGCTCGCCGCGCTCGGCTCCGGCCGCGGCGACGTCGTCGCCCTCGACGGCGAGGTCAGCGACTCCACGCGCGCCGAGTTCTTCGCCAAGGAACACCCCGAGCGGTTCTTCGAGTGCTACATCGCCGAACAGCAGCTCGTCGCCGCCGCCGTCGGCCTGGCGGCCCGCGGCTGGGTGCCGTACGCGTCGACCTTCGCCGCGTTCCTGACCCGCGCCTACGACTTCGTCCGCATGGCCTCCGTGAGCGGGGCCTGCGTCAACCTGGTCGGCTCGCACGCGGGCGTCTCCATCGGGCAGGACGGGCCCAGCCAGATGGGCCTGGAGGACCTGGCGATGATGCGGGCCGTGTACGGCTCGACCGTGCTGTACCCGTGCGACGCCAACCAGACCGCGAAGCTCGTCGCCGCCATGGCGGGCCTCGACGGAGTGCGCTACCTGCGCACCTCGCGCGGCGCCGCACCCGTGCTGTACGGCCCCGACGAGGAGTTCCCGGTCGGCGGCAGCAAGGTGCTGCGCTCCGGCGAACAGGACCGGCTGACCCTGGTCGCGGCCGGCGTCACCGTCCACGAGGCGCTCGCCGCCGCCGACACACTGGCCCGCGAGGGCATCGACGTACGGGTGGTCGACCTGTACTCGGTCAAGCCCGTCGACCGCGAGACCCTGCGCCGGGCCGCCGAGGAGACCGGCTGCCTGGTCACCGTGGAGGACCACCGCGAGGAGGGCGGGCTCGGCGACGCCGTCCTCGACGCCTTCTCCGACGGGCGCCCGGTGCCCCGGCTGGTGCGCCTGGCCGTGCGGACGATGCCGGGCTCGGCCTCGCCCGACGAGCAGCTGCACGCTGCGGGCATCGACGCCGCGTCCATCGCCTCGGCCGTCACCCTCCTCGTCGAGGAGGCGGTCGTACGGTGAGCGACGGTGACGGCGCGACGACGGTGCGGGCGGGCCGCCGCACCGTCGAGGTCAAGCGCGTCGACAAGGTGCTCTTCCCCGGCGGCGGGGGAGCGAAGGAGTACACCAAGGGCGATCTGATCGAGTACCACCGGGCCGTCGCCCCGTACATGCTGCCGCATCTGCGGGGCCGTCCCCTGATGCTGGAACGGCACCCCGACGGCGTCGACGGCCCCACGTTCATGCAGAAGAACACGCCGGAGCACTACCCGGACTGGATCACCCGCGTCGAGGTGCCCAAGGAGGACGGCACGGTCACGCACACCGTCTGCGACGACACGGCCACCCTCGTGTTCCTCGCCGACCAGGCGTGTCTGACCCTGCACCGCTGGCTGTCGCGGACCGACACCGCGGGCGGCGTGAACCACCCGGACCGGCTCGTGTTCGACCTCGACCCGCCCGGCGACGACTTCGAACAGGTCCGGGCCGCCGCCCACGCGCTGCACGGGCTCCTGGACGAACTGGAGCTCCCGTCGGCGCCCATGACGACCGGCTCCCGCGGACTGCACGTCGTCGTCCCGCTCGACGGCCGGGACGACTTCGACACCGTCCGGGACTTCGCGCACGAGGTCGCCGAGGCGCTCGTCGCGGC containing:
- a CDS encoding M20/M25/M40 family metallo-hydrolase, yielding MADAQALEEVVTFTSDLIRIDTTNRGGGDCQERPAAEYAAARLAEAGLEPTLLERTPGRTNVVARIEGTDPSADALLVHGHLDVVPADASEWSVDPFSGEVRDGVVWGRGAVDMKNMDAMILSVVRAWARHGVRPRRDIVIAFTADEEASAEDGSGFLADRHAALFEGCTEGISESGAFTFHDGSGRQIYPIAAGERGTGWLRLTARGRAGHGSRVNRENAVTRLAAAITRIGDHEWPVRLTPTVRGALTELAELYGLDTSLDDVDALLEKLGPAAKLVEATVRNSANPTMLEAGYKVNVIPGQAVAFVDGRFLPGQEDEFRATLDELTGPDVDWEFHHREVALQSPLDSPTYALMRATVEEFAPEGHTVPYCMAGGTDAKQFSRLGITGYGFSPLKLPEGFDYSAMFHGVDERVPVEALHFGVRVLDRFLRNA
- a CDS encoding S9 family peptidase translates to MGETVRTPAYGSWPSPIDAALAAAHDGRPDFVGFVGDEAWWTEPRPEEGGRRTLVRRRADGHEEPVLPPPWNVRSRVMEYGGQPWAGASTDRGPLVVFVNFADQRLYRYEEGAEPRPLTPVSPVGGGLRWAEPLVRADLGEVWCVLEEFTGEAPTDVRRVLAAVPLDGSAADDRGAVRELTDGRHRFVTGARLSPDGRRAAWLAWEHPRMPWDGTELLVADVTADGTFENTRTVAGGPEESVAQVDWTHDGRLLHSSDAGGWWNLYRDGEPLCPCEEEFGGPLWQVGLRWFAPLEGGLVAVLHGRGALALGVLDPETGEIVDAAGPWTEYAPTLAALGERVVAVGAGPHTAHEVVELDTRTGHCRVIGAAHEDAVDPAYHPEPQVRTFTGPAGQEIHAHIYPPRHPDVTGPPDTPAPYVVWAHGGPTSRAPLVLDLTVAYFTSRGIGVAEVNYGGSTGYGRAYRERLREQWGVVDVEDCAAVALALADEGTADRDRLAIRGGSAGGWTTAASLTSTDVYACGTIIYPILDLTGWGTGETHDFESQYLESLVGPLAEVPGRYAERSPVTRADRLTVPFLLLQGLDDVICPPAQCDRFLARLKGRGVPHAYLAFEGEGHGFRRADTMIRALEAELSLYAQVFGFDPPGVPALELSE
- a CDS encoding S66 peptidase family protein — translated: MRPLRRPTRLAAGARVAVVAPSGPVPGERIDAGVEVLRGWGLDPVVAPHARGRHERFGYLAAGDADRAADLQHAWCDPSVDAVLCARGGYGVQRMVDLLDWDAMAAAGPKVFVGFSDITALHEAFAVRLGLATLHGPMAAGVDFLEQDRARDHLRATLFAPESVRTIASGGSAMVPGRAHGVTLGGCLTLLTAELGTPHARASAHGGLLCLEDVGEEPYRLDRALTQLLRAGMLDGVRGVLLGSWEDCGPYDEVRAVLEDRLGGLGVPVAEEFGFGHGAGALTIPFGLAAELDADAGTLTLDEPALR
- a CDS encoding LapA family protein, which gives rise to MAPKTSRREPGTDGRRGGLAGSLTPRRIAALLLVALALVFIFENTDDTEIRLLVPVVTMPLWVALLGMGVIGALIGALLVARRRR
- a CDS encoding GNAT family N-acetyltransferase, translated to MPHPASPYLAEGPRVGIRHFTYEDGAEFTARVRESRELHRPWLFPPDTAAAYTAYAGRLIEDRTKAGFLVCAKKDDGALAGYVNINNIVQGAFRSGALGYGAFAHAAGRGLMREGLDLVVGHAFGMMGLHRLEINVQPGNAASIGLARACGFRLEGYSPDMLFIDGAWRDHERWAITTEMHSRRRPR
- a CDS encoding VOC family protein, producing MEILGATLRVCVDDLEAAVPFYERLAGGTALRFERGGVQVAAVGCFLLMSGPQAELEVLRKVAATIAVTDVEEAQKVLSEMGAHIVAGPVPTPVGRNLIAMHPDGAIYEYADRKA
- a CDS encoding phage holin family protein; this encodes MDRLDHLEHLDKHLVDELAQVARETVRDELREQTRRQRRRAALYAGSGAAALYAGAALTVALGLGLAAGLPDWAAALITAAVLGAVAYALRAAARPDHGPTAPAHGADQAGPGTDMPVPPMPSTPPTVPGSHDRR
- a CDS encoding NAD(P)/FAD-dependent oxidoreductase, producing MFATRDRQGRRPTVSRPRIVIVGAGFAGYRAARTLSRLTRHQADITLLNPTDYFLYLPLLPQVAAGILEPRRVTVSLSGTLPHVRLVLGEADAIDLDGRTVHYTGPEGDGGTLTYDRLVLAAGSVNKLLPIPGVAEHAHGFRSLPEALYLRDHVTRQVELAADTDEPARCQARCTFVVVGAGYTGTEVAAHGQLFTDAQVRKHPLRAGMRPRWMLLDIADRVLPELDERLGRTADEVLRRRGVDVRMGTSVKEATHDGVLLTDGEFVPTRSLVWCVGVRPDPLAAALELPLERGRLLVDPHLRVPGRDELFAAGDAAAVPDLEKPGSYTPMTAQHAWRQGKTVAHNVAASLGMGERHAYRHRDLGFVVDLGGVKAAANPLGVHLSGAVAGAVTRGYHLAAMPGNRVRVAADWVLDAVLPRQAVQLGLVRSWSVPLDTASPELVRMPGGPDRAEEPAKTADAPAQGQGEDRASDPVLDPDAVKHPEPPGPVKRPERPAEREEKAQHRKKSAHATSRKGTHEHR
- a CDS encoding transketolase, yielding MNTDELVELGQQLRVDSVRASAAAGSGHPTSSMSAADLVAVLFANHLRYDMDRPEHPGNDRFILSKGHASPLLYSAYKAAGAIEDGELLTFRKLGSRLEGHPTPRRLPYVETATGSLGQGLPIGVGIALAGRRLEHTGYRVWVLCGDSELAEGSVWEAAEHAAYEGLDNLTAIVDVNRLGQRGATRHGHDLDAYARRFQAFGWHTIEVDGHDVDAVDRAYGEARSTTGQPTVVLARTLKGKGVASVQDREGLHGKPLPEADEAIAELGGRRDRTFHVHEPHTSGQPRVVPSAETELPRWELGEKVATRDAYGHALAALGSGRGDVVALDGEVSDSTRAEFFAKEHPERFFECYIAEQQLVAAAVGLAARGWVPYASTFAAFLTRAYDFVRMASVSGACVNLVGSHAGVSIGQDGPSQMGLEDLAMMRAVYGSTVLYPCDANQTAKLVAAMAGLDGVRYLRTSRGAAPVLYGPDEEFPVGGSKVLRSGEQDRLTLVAAGVTVHEALAAADTLAREGIDVRVVDLYSVKPVDRETLRRAAEETGCLVTVEDHREEGGLGDAVLDAFSDGRPVPRLVRLAVRTMPGSASPDEQLHAAGIDAASIASAVTLLVEEAVVR
- the ligD gene encoding non-homologous end-joining DNA ligase: MSDGDGATTVRAGRRTVEVKRVDKVLFPGGGGAKEYTKGDLIEYHRAVAPYMLPHLRGRPLMLERHPDGVDGPTFMQKNTPEHYPDWITRVEVPKEDGTVTHTVCDDTATLVFLADQACLTLHRWLSRTDTAGGVNHPDRLVFDLDPPGDDFEQVRAAAHALHGLLDELELPSAPMTTGSRGLHVVVPLDGRDDFDTVRDFAHEVAEALVAAHPDRLTTAARKKDRGDRLYLDVQRNAYAQTAVAPYTVRARPGAPVATPVAWDAVDDPELHARRWTIADAVEQAATEPWAELGRARALGPARRRLATLRD